Proteins found in one Vallitalea guaymasensis genomic segment:
- the polX gene encoding DNA polymerase/3'-5' exonuclease PolX yields MTKSEVIKILNEIGLLLELKGENFFKSRAYYDAANKLEVIQEDIQTLVSENRLGSIKGFGKALTSKITELVTTGELEYYTKLKETVPKGLVSMLRISGLGPKKIMTIYKSLGVNTIEELKEACENNKLLDLPRFSKKTQDKILEGIKNYNEYSEKFHYPIGEVLSSELLKYIRESGIVQRCEVAGSLRRKKEVLKDIDLLVSSDEPDKVMDLFTSHYYVKEITGKGETKSSVVLQNGMNADIRVVSDSQFPYALHHFTGSKEHNTALRHLAKKQGIKMNEYGLFKDDELIVCHNEKDIFNVFGMEFIPPELRENYGELEAAENKELPVLVTNEDVRGVFHTHTNYSDGNATIEQLVIDCMNRGYSYLGITDHSKTAIYAGGLTEEDIKRQHEEIDLLNEKYHDFKILKGIESDILPDGSLDYDERILQSFDFIIGSVHSAFKMEQKKMTDRVIKAISNPYMSILGHPTGRLLLSREGYKIDIEQIIEVCIENGIVIEINANPYRLDLDWRHMKNAKEKGCKFVISPDAHSIKEFDYMRYGINVARKGWLEKSDIINTLNKDEIVKYFL; encoded by the coding sequence ATGACAAAAAGTGAAGTAATAAAAATTCTCAATGAAATAGGGTTGTTATTAGAATTGAAAGGTGAAAATTTCTTTAAATCCAGAGCCTATTATGATGCAGCTAACAAGTTGGAAGTCATTCAAGAAGATATACAGACTTTGGTTTCAGAGAATAGATTAGGAAGTATAAAAGGCTTTGGAAAAGCATTAACTAGTAAGATAACCGAACTTGTTACTACAGGTGAATTGGAATATTATACAAAATTGAAAGAGACCGTACCTAAGGGACTAGTAAGTATGCTCCGTATATCAGGATTAGGACCAAAAAAAATAATGACTATATATAAAAGTCTTGGTGTAAATACTATAGAAGAGTTAAAAGAAGCTTGTGAGAATAATAAATTATTGGATTTACCAAGATTCAGTAAAAAAACTCAAGATAAGATTTTAGAAGGGATAAAGAATTATAATGAATATTCTGAAAAGTTTCATTATCCTATTGGTGAAGTTTTATCCTCCGAGTTGTTAAAATATATTAGAGAAAGTGGTATTGTGCAAAGATGTGAAGTAGCAGGAAGTTTAAGAAGAAAAAAGGAAGTGTTAAAGGATATAGACCTATTAGTAAGTAGTGATGAACCTGATAAAGTAATGGATTTATTCACTTCTCATTATTATGTAAAAGAAATAACTGGCAAGGGAGAAACCAAGTCAAGTGTAGTGTTGCAAAATGGAATGAATGCTGACATTAGAGTTGTTAGTGATTCACAATTTCCATATGCACTTCATCATTTTACTGGTAGCAAAGAGCATAACACAGCACTTAGGCACCTAGCTAAGAAGCAAGGAATAAAAATGAATGAATATGGTCTTTTCAAAGATGATGAATTAATTGTATGCCATAATGAAAAAGATATTTTTAATGTGTTCGGTATGGAGTTTATTCCACCAGAATTAAGAGAGAATTATGGAGAACTTGAGGCTGCTGAGAATAAGGAATTACCTGTTCTTGTAACTAATGAAGATGTAAGGGGAGTCTTTCATACTCATACTAATTACAGTGATGGTAATGCTACAATTGAACAATTAGTTATAGATTGTATGAATAGAGGATATTCTTATCTAGGAATTACTGACCATAGTAAAACAGCCATTTATGCAGGTGGTCTTACAGAAGAGGATATAAAAAGACAACATGAAGAGATAGATCTCCTTAATGAAAAATATCATGATTTTAAGATATTGAAAGGTATTGAATCAGATATTCTTCCAGATGGTAGTCTGGACTATGATGAGCGAATTTTACAATCCTTTGATTTTATCATTGGTTCTGTCCACAGTGCTTTTAAAATGGAACAGAAAAAGATGACAGACAGAGTAATTAAGGCAATTTCTAATCCATATATGAGTATATTAGGGCATCCGACTGGTAGACTTCTTCTTAGCAGGGAAGGATATAAAATAGATATTGAGCAGATTATTGAGGTTTGTATTGAAAATGGTATAGTTATAGAAATTAATGCTAATCCTTATAGGTTAGACCTTGATTGGAGACACATGAAAAATGCAAAAGAAAAAGGCTGTAAATTTGTTATTTCTCCGGATGCACATAGTATCAAAGAGTTTGATTATATGAGGTACGGTATAAATGTGGCAAGAAAAGGCTGGTTGGAAAAAAGTGATATTATAAATACTTTGAATAAAGATGAAATAGTTAAATATTTCTTGTAG
- a CDS encoding sensor histidine kinase has product MRRNITKKVILQFIPLIIGALLVSSIVANIAIKVFLEKKVMEDLTNEAAIIRNVITTEIGNEKNIDREKFKDVIMRSHKLDKVGLDSRLEVITKTANNVVMSQSKDSQFDSQMLTELTNRIQKGKESFIIKNDKDDFKYYITVLPINKLVNNNRKVRYWVILYTTTKEVSNLTNTILRINILIMIIIGFISIVIGVFFARSLTKPIIKLKNRANRISKRDFDSIEMINTGDEIEELSESLEHMVNELKNYDESQKRFLQNASHELKTPLTSISGYAEGLKDGVFDNTEEALDTIIDESLRLKKLVEQIIFLSKLETTHEFFEMKVVDLKELIGNAVKKVYGLSAKKSVNVKLDIEDRINIYADEDKLIQGFINILSNCIRHAESNIDIAVKQEQELCHIIISDDGNGFSKEDLENLFDRFYKGANGSTGLGMTITKSIINKHGGQIRVSNNENGGANFIVTFKTI; this is encoded by the coding sequence ATGAGAAGAAATATTACGAAGAAAGTCATCCTACAATTCATACCCCTTATAATAGGTGCATTACTTGTTAGCAGCATTGTAGCCAATATTGCTATAAAAGTATTTTTAGAGAAAAAAGTTATGGAAGATCTTACTAATGAAGCAGCTATCATAAGAAATGTTATTACTACAGAAATTGGTAATGAAAAAAATATTGATAGAGAAAAGTTCAAAGATGTAATTATGCGTTCTCATAAGCTGGATAAGGTCGGCTTGGATAGCAGACTTGAAGTAATTACTAAAACAGCTAATAATGTTGTTATGTCCCAATCAAAAGACTCACAGTTTGATAGTCAGATGTTAACTGAATTAACTAATAGAATACAGAAAGGCAAAGAAAGCTTTATTATTAAAAATGATAAAGACGATTTTAAATATTATATTACTGTGCTTCCAATAAATAAATTAGTTAATAATAATAGAAAAGTAAGGTACTGGGTCATTTTGTATACCACTACTAAAGAAGTTTCTAATCTGACAAACACCATATTGAGAATAAACATTCTGATTATGATTATTATAGGTTTCATATCCATCGTTATTGGAGTATTTTTCGCAAGGTCATTGACAAAGCCTATAATAAAATTAAAAAACAGAGCCAACAGAATATCAAAAAGGGATTTTGACTCAATAGAGATGATTAATACAGGAGATGAAATAGAGGAACTAAGCGAATCTCTGGAACATATGGTTAATGAGCTAAAGAATTATGATGAATCCCAAAAAAGATTTTTGCAGAATGCCTCACATGAATTGAAGACACCGTTGACATCTATTAGTGGATATGCAGAGGGATTGAAAGATGGGGTTTTTGATAATACCGAAGAGGCTCTTGATACCATTATTGATGAAAGTTTAAGGCTGAAAAAACTAGTTGAGCAAATAATATTTCTATCTAAATTAGAAACTACGCATGAATTTTTTGAGATGAAGGTTGTTGATCTAAAAGAATTAATAGGAAATGCAGTTAAAAAAGTCTACGGATTATCGGCTAAGAAATCAGTAAATGTCAAACTAGATATAGAAGATAGGATTAATATATATGCAGATGAAGATAAGTTGATTCAAGGCTTTATCAATATCCTATCAAACTGTATTAGACACGCAGAATCTAATATAGATATTGCTGTTAAACAAGAACAAGAGTTATGTCATATTATCATCAGTGATGATGGTAATGGTTTCAGTAAAGAAGATTTAGAGAATTTATTCGACAGATTCTATAAAGGAGCGAATGGTAGTACAGGTCTAGGTATGACCATAACCAAATCCATTATCAATAAACATGGTGGACAAATCAGAGTCTCCAATAATGAGAATGGGGGAGCCAATTTTATTGTGACTTTCAAAACTATTTAG
- a CDS encoding ferritin family protein, producing MRCLICGMIINDKNYNMNDSTFIDKNEADDIIRCPFCGVSKEYLSDDEEYINFNLDDLDDKTRKVLDMGMKLEIFNGDFYAEASKQAKDEKLKKMFKDLSNIEMMHARVHKNFGGFETLPSLRKMDYTKHNTDELLLMEANKREKHAIAFYDRYFDKVPDSIKKIFKALSDVEKEHVTITE from the coding sequence ATGAGATGTTTAATTTGTGGAATGATCATAAACGATAAAAACTATAATATGAATGATTCTACATTTATTGATAAAAATGAAGCAGACGATATAATTAGGTGTCCTTTTTGTGGCGTTTCAAAAGAATACCTAAGTGATGATGAGGAATATATCAATTTTAATCTAGACGACTTAGATGATAAAACCAGGAAAGTATTGGATATGGGTATGAAATTAGAAATATTCAATGGTGATTTTTATGCTGAAGCTAGTAAACAAGCAAAGGATGAGAAATTGAAAAAAATGTTTAAGGACTTGAGTAATATTGAGATGATGCATGCAAGAGTTCATAAAAATTTTGGCGGTTTTGAAACATTACCAAGTCTTAGAAAAATGGATTATACAAAGCATAATACTGATGAACTATTATTGATGGAAGCTAATAAAAGAGAGAAACATGCAATTGCATTTTATGATCGTTATTTTGATAAGGTTCCAGATAGTATTAAAAAAATCTTCAAAGCTTTATCTGATGTTGAGAAGGAACATGTTACAATAACTGAGTAA
- a CDS encoding 2-hydroxyacid dehydrogenase has product MLKIAFFDTKPYDKEIFEVLNKDYGFEITYFEERLSDKTVKLTEGFDVVSIFVQDKAPSFVVNKLYEYGVKLIALRCAGYNNVNFKAAQGKVHVVHVPAYSPHAIAEFTMSMMLTLNRKIHKSHNRTKDLNFSLSGLLGFDMYQKTVGVIGTGKIAKILIKILKGFECNVIAYDIYPDNNSAKELGFSYVPLNTLFKESDIITLHCPLTKDTEYIISEKSINKMKDGVMIVNTGRGKLINSKDLIEGLKEHKIGSAALDVYEEEDKYFYEDFSVEGVNDDILSRLITFPNVLITSHQAYFTKEALNNIATTTFNSITQFDEGKPLKNEIAYICDENGCAIKKVN; this is encoded by the coding sequence ATGTTGAAAATAGCATTTTTTGATACTAAACCATACGACAAAGAAATATTTGAAGTTTTAAATAAGGATTATGGTTTTGAGATAACATACTTTGAAGAACGTTTAAGTGATAAAACAGTAAAGCTTACGGAAGGGTTTGATGTAGTTTCTATATTCGTACAAGACAAGGCTCCTTCATTTGTTGTAAATAAACTATATGAATATGGAGTTAAATTGATTGCACTTCGTTGTGCAGGTTATAATAATGTTAATTTTAAAGCAGCACAAGGGAAAGTACATGTGGTTCATGTTCCAGCTTATTCCCCCCATGCAATAGCTGAATTCACAATGTCTATGATGCTCACATTGAACAGGAAAATACACAAATCACACAATAGGACAAAAGATCTTAACTTCTCTCTAAGTGGTTTATTAGGATTTGATATGTACCAAAAAACAGTAGGTGTCATTGGTACAGGTAAAATAGCAAAAATTCTAATTAAGATTCTAAAAGGCTTTGAGTGTAATGTTATCGCTTATGACATATATCCTGATAATAATTCAGCCAAAGAGTTAGGTTTTAGTTATGTTCCCCTTAATACCCTATTTAAAGAAAGTGATATTATCACTTTACATTGTCCTTTAACAAAAGATACAGAATATATAATTAGTGAAAAAAGTATTAATAAGATGAAGGATGGAGTTATGATTGTTAATACTGGTAGAGGTAAATTAATTAATTCCAAAGATTTGATAGAAGGGCTTAAAGAACATAAAATAGGTAGTGCTGCCTTGGATGTATATGAAGAAGAAGATAAATATTTCTATGAAGATTTCTCTGTAGAAGGGGTCAATGATGATATATTGTCAAGACTTATAACATTCCCTAACGTACTGATTACATCACATCAAGCCTACTTTACAAAAGAGGCGCTAAATAATATAGCCACAACTACGTTTAATAGTATTACACAATTTGATGAAGGCAAACCATTAAAAAATGAGATAGCCTATATATGCGATGAGAATGGTTGTGCAATTAAAAAAGTCAACTAA
- a CDS encoding secondary thiamine-phosphate synthase enzyme YjbQ, with product MITKMIQVKTNKHTEMIDITSKVQNIIESEGVEDGICTVFIPHTTAGVTINENADPDVTRDMLMEMNKIVPLEDGYRHMEGNSAAHIKSSMMGFSETIIIKEGRLLLGTWQGIYFCEFDGPRNRKTMINIIIEK from the coding sequence ATGATAACTAAGATGATTCAGGTAAAAACCAATAAGCATACTGAGATGATTGATATAACTAGTAAGGTACAGAATATAATAGAATCTGAAGGTGTAGAAGATGGAATATGTACAGTTTTCATACCTCATACAACAGCAGGGGTTACCATCAACGAAAATGCTGATCCAGATGTTACTAGGGATATGTTGATGGAAATGAATAAAATAGTACCCTTAGAAGATGGGTATCGTCATATGGAAGGCAATTCTGCAGCACATATAAAATCAAGTATGATGGGATTCTCAGAAACTATTATAATCAAAGAGGGAAGACTACTATTAGGAACTTGGCAGGGAATATATTTTTGTGAATTTGATGGACCTCGCAATAGAAAAACCATGATTAATATTATTATAGAAAAATAA
- a CDS encoding response regulator transcription factor, giving the protein MTDKLIYVVDDEKSIRDLIKAYLVKEGYTVKTFQSGESALAAFNNTKCHLMVIDIMMTGMDGYELCREIRKSSDIPIIMVSAKDDEIDRILGLELGSDDYLSKPFSPRELVVRIKNIFRRIDKSNGNNMDEKEINKLLINDLIILEDERKAVANGNELKLTNKEFEFLLFMVKNKNRAFSREQILDNIWGYDYYGEERAVDDLVKRIRKKLRENSSKVEILTVWGYGYKIVDQGES; this is encoded by the coding sequence ATGACAGATAAATTGATCTATGTGGTTGATGACGAGAAGAGTATTCGAGATTTGATAAAAGCATATTTAGTAAAAGAAGGATATACAGTCAAAACCTTTCAAAGCGGGGAATCAGCATTGGCAGCCTTTAATAATACTAAGTGCCATTTGATGGTTATTGATATTATGATGACCGGTATGGATGGTTATGAATTATGTAGAGAAATTAGGAAGTCCAGTGATATACCAATAATTATGGTTTCAGCAAAAGATGATGAGATTGACAGGATATTAGGTCTGGAGCTTGGAAGTGATGACTATCTATCAAAACCTTTCAGTCCAAGAGAGTTAGTAGTTCGTATCAAAAATATATTCAGAAGAATTGATAAATCCAACGGCAATAATATGGATGAAAAAGAAATAAATAAATTGTTAATAAATGATTTGATAATTTTAGAAGATGAAAGAAAAGCTGTAGCTAATGGTAATGAATTAAAGCTTACCAACAAAGAGTTTGAGTTTCTATTATTTATGGTTAAAAATAAGAATAGAGCATTTTCAAGAGAGCAAATACTAGATAACATATGGGGATATGATTATTATGGTGAAGAAAGAGCTGTAGATGACTTAGTAAAGAGAATCAGAAAGAAATTGAGAGAAAATAGTTCAAAGGTTGAAATATTAACAGTTTGGGGTTATGGTTACAAAATTGTTGACCAAGGTGAATCATGA
- a CDS encoding endonuclease VIII translates to MIEIPEAIALSQQINDTLIGKKISKVLANGSPHKFAWFFGEPEEYHEKLAGKTIDESIAFGGYVEIILDSTRLVFGDGVNLKVLYKDEKIPKKHQLLIEFEDNSLLIASVQMYGGMWCFEEGEFENIYYEIAKEKPSPLSEKFDYDYYKKIISHEEVQNKSAKALLATEQRIPGLGNGVLHDILFNAKINPKRKVSSFSQDEIDKLYESIKSTLHEMTLKGGRDTEKDLFGCSGGYKTILSKKTYKEPCKICGGNIIKKAYLGGSIYYCETCQPE, encoded by the coding sequence TTGATTGAGATACCAGAGGCGATAGCATTATCACAACAAATTAATGATACACTTATAGGCAAAAAAATCAGTAAAGTATTAGCTAATGGTTCACCACACAAATTTGCTTGGTTTTTTGGTGAGCCAGAAGAGTATCATGAAAAATTAGCAGGTAAGACAATAGATGAATCAATAGCATTTGGGGGATACGTTGAAATTATTCTAGATTCTACACGATTAGTTTTTGGGGATGGTGTGAACTTGAAGGTTTTATACAAAGATGAGAAGATTCCCAAGAAACATCAGCTTTTAATCGAGTTTGAAGATAATTCATTGCTTATTGCATCTGTCCAGATGTATGGAGGCATGTGGTGTTTTGAAGAGGGAGAGTTTGAAAATATATATTATGAAATTGCAAAAGAGAAACCTTCTCCATTATCTGAAAAATTTGATTATGATTATTACAAAAAAATAATATCCCATGAAGAAGTACAAAATAAAAGTGCAAAAGCTTTATTGGCTACTGAACAGAGGATACCAGGATTGGGAAATGGAGTATTACATGACATATTGTTTAATGCTAAAATAAATCCCAAGAGAAAAGTCTCATCATTTTCACAAGATGAAATAGACAAACTATATGAATCTATTAAATCCACTTTACACGAAATGACTCTAAAAGGTGGTAGAGATACTGAGAAAGATTTATTTGGCTGTTCAGGAGGTTACAAAACCATATTAAGCAAAAAGACATATAAGGAACCATGTAAAATATGTGGAGGCAATATAATAAAAAAAGCTTATTTGGGAGGCAGTATTTATTATTGTGAAACTTGTCAGCCAGAATAA
- the pyk gene encoding pyruvate kinase, producing the protein MYKAKTKIICTIGPASDNRETITELVKNGLSIARLNLSHGTKEYYKKIINIIKEVRKELDVPIAILMDTRGPEIRTKNFVDGQLKLEVGQQISICNGDFDGTKEGFCITYPTLYKDVKKGSKVLIDDGLIELEVIQVDAKEKTIKCVVKNGGIVKNKKGINVPNVNVNLPAITEKDKEEILYGLEHDIDFIAASFIRKEEDVLEIRKFIDDNGGKDVKIISKIENQQGVDNIDSIIKVSDAIMIARGDLGVETPTELIPIVQKMIIDKCNQNELPVITATQMLDSMIKNPRPTRAEVSDVANAIIDGTDAIMLSGETAAGLYPVEAVKVMSKIAYASESMTDHEQRNICKKSKTSITHAVSYSAYTTAIHLKAKAVICPTYSGNTARMISMYRPNVQIIAVTSDEKVRRQMQLLWGVTPLFLKQETSTDILFYKSVIMARELGIVNSKDLVVITAGVPLAEGSKTNLMKVQVVE; encoded by the coding sequence TTGTATAAAGCAAAAACAAAGATCATTTGTACGATAGGACCTGCCAGTGATAATAGAGAGACTATTACTGAGCTTGTAAAGAATGGACTTAGTATCGCTAGACTGAATCTATCTCATGGAACAAAAGAGTATTATAAGAAGATTATTAATATAATAAAAGAAGTAAGAAAAGAGTTAGATGTTCCAATAGCTATTTTAATGGATACTAGAGGACCTGAAATAAGAACTAAGAATTTTGTTGACGGACAATTGAAGCTGGAAGTAGGTCAACAGATATCAATATGTAATGGAGATTTTGATGGTACCAAAGAAGGTTTTTGTATAACATATCCTACATTATATAAGGATGTGAAAAAAGGTAGCAAAGTATTAATTGACGATGGCTTAATTGAACTTGAAGTAATACAAGTTGATGCCAAAGAGAAAACTATCAAATGCGTTGTAAAAAATGGTGGTATAGTAAAAAATAAAAAAGGTATTAATGTTCCTAATGTAAATGTCAATCTACCTGCTATTACTGAAAAAGACAAAGAGGAAATACTTTACGGTCTTGAACATGATATTGATTTTATAGCTGCTTCCTTTATTAGAAAAGAGGAAGATGTTCTAGAAATCAGGAAATTCATTGATGATAATGGTGGCAAGGATGTTAAGATAATATCTAAGATCGAGAACCAGCAAGGGGTAGACAATATTGATTCAATCATAAAAGTCTCTGATGCGATTATGATAGCTCGTGGTGATCTAGGAGTGGAGACACCAACAGAGTTAATACCTATTGTTCAAAAGATGATAATTGATAAATGTAATCAAAATGAGCTGCCTGTAATTACAGCTACTCAGATGCTTGATTCCATGATAAAGAACCCAAGACCAACAAGAGCAGAAGTTTCTGATGTTGCTAATGCTATTATTGATGGAACAGATGCTATTATGTTGTCAGGGGAGACAGCTGCTGGATTATATCCAGTTGAAGCAGTAAAAGTGATGAGTAAGATTGCATATGCTTCTGAAAGCATGACTGACCACGAACAGAGAAATATCTGCAAAAAAAGCAAGACAAGTATTACACATGCTGTTAGTTATTCGGCTTATACTACTGCAATACACCTAAAAGCAAAAGCTGTAATTTGTCCTACTTATAGTGGTAATACTGCTAGAATGATTTCTATGTACAGACCTAATGTGCAGATAATTGCAGTAACTAGTGATGAAAAAGTTAGAAGACAAATGCAATTATTATGGGGTGTTACTCCGTTATTCTTAAAACAGGAAACGTCTACAGACATATTATTTTATAAATCAGTGATTATGGCAAGAGAATTAGGTATAGTTAATTCAAAAGACTTGGTGGTAATAACAGCTGGTGTTCCTCTTGCAGAAGGAAGTAAAACTAACTTAATGAAAGTACAAGTAGTAGAATAA
- a CDS encoding DUF6323 family protein, translating to MKLPIMIINSSTEQQVNEIIRLNEETVKYGLTLSKHEIMQIIDVRNDLLRGYGRIELGTEVINKLIKSFYNSSYIQQDMYMSTLMELQEVFYYMKNETEDNLSDDEIIEILREFFEDYCKGSIELLQGREIENFARNQRIKYQESDFLKGVSF from the coding sequence ATGAAATTACCGATTATGATTATTAATAGTTCAACGGAGCAGCAGGTCAATGAGATTATTAGACTTAATGAAGAGACTGTAAAATATGGTCTTACACTTTCTAAGCATGAGATTATGCAGATTATTGATGTTAGGAATGATTTGTTAAGAGGATATGGACGTATTGAATTAGGTACAGAAGTTATTAATAAATTAATTAAGAGTTTTTATAATTCTTCTTATATACAACAAGATATGTATATGTCGACTCTAATGGAATTACAAGAAGTTTTTTATTATATGAAGAATGAGACCGAAGATAATCTTAGTGATGATGAGATTATAGAGATCTTAAGAGAGTTTTTTGAGGATTATTGTAAGGGGTCTATTGAGTTATTGCAAGGAAGGGAAATTGAGAATTTTGCAAGGAATCAAAGAATCAAGTACCAAGAATCTGATTTTTTGAAGGGGGTGTCATTTTAA
- a CDS encoding DUF2752 domain-containing protein, which translates to MPDLWICPYQKYTGKECPFCGVTTDLYRLFRNPQILGNIKNFKNPVSLIALVLGLLEFQYRIIILITVQKIKRIKGIFITDIIIHILLISMFFSLAIYFWDK; encoded by the coding sequence ATGCCTGATTTATGGATCTGTCCATATCAAAAATATACAGGTAAAGAATGTCCGTTTTGTGGTGTTACAACGGATTTATACCGTTTGTTCAGGAATCCCCAAATATTAGGCAACATTAAGAATTTTAAAAATCCTGTTTCATTAATAGCCTTAGTATTAGGTTTGTTGGAGTTTCAGTATAGGATAATTATATTGATAACGGTTCAGAAAATAAAAAGAATCAAGGGGATTTTTATAACAGATATCATCATACATATATTATTAATAAGTATGTTTTTTTCTTTGGCTATTTATTTTTGGGACAAGTAA
- a CDS encoding DUF6179 domain-containing protein — MNNDLSLQLINKNNIETLVILKKLIAKYTFGESSSVKVEVAENLLQSIHYSIDAYVSGCSQEEGLITLQSEGITEIYEKGLNIVKLCLEECKGLYKNVIDNKLQINIQAYNDTLHTAIPYFLRDYNCLYNAHETICCIDYPLAIDDMDIQGVFYIRKYLETIMLENKFCNYFINEIDEVLSCYGQLYKLNYSEALINVFEIVINNYIFFLIAENKGISIHISKVDYEMIVSKISNLEREDLNKLLDNIFKEIAVNLDIKDKALIHYIEEYKSVFSDRLISNIKHGSLKYMVIVDDTQKLQEINLLDTDDRMDDDSFKELVNTIQECNDTQDIINIIKNNVKSLIDFIDILKADCLFGEETFYSIFNILNDMELAILGKVVYDEELRYREGIDLLLIDIGDREKEWEIYYDDFIKDLDKDRIKNIKWLMSNYNIVI; from the coding sequence ATGAATAATGATTTGTCTTTACAGCTAATTAATAAAAATAATATAGAGACATTAGTTATATTGAAGAAATTAATAGCTAAATACACTTTTGGTGAAAGTTCGTCGGTGAAAGTAGAAGTTGCGGAGAATCTTTTACAGTCTATTCATTACTCAATTGATGCTTATGTAAGTGGATGTTCACAGGAAGAGGGATTAATTACCTTACAAAGTGAAGGGATTACAGAAATATATGAAAAAGGATTAAATATAGTAAAATTATGTTTGGAGGAATGTAAAGGGCTATACAAAAATGTCATTGATAATAAGCTTCAAATAAATATACAAGCTTATAACGATACTTTACACACAGCTATACCATATTTTTTAAGGGATTATAATTGTTTGTATAATGCTCATGAAACTATTTGCTGTATTGATTATCCATTAGCAATTGATGATATGGATATACAGGGAGTTTTTTATATTAGAAAGTATCTAGAGACAATCATGTTAGAAAATAAATTCTGCAATTATTTTATTAATGAAATAGATGAAGTGTTAAGTTGTTATGGACAGTTATACAAGTTAAATTATAGTGAAGCGTTAATAAATGTGTTTGAAATAGTAATCAATAACTATATATTTTTCTTAATAGCTGAAAATAAAGGAATTAGTATTCATATTTCCAAGGTTGATTATGAAATGATAGTAAGTAAAATCAGTAATTTAGAAAGGGAAGATCTTAATAAGCTGTTGGATAATATTTTTAAGGAGATAGCTGTTAATTTAGATATTAAAGATAAGGCGCTTATACATTATATTGAGGAGTATAAGAGTGTTTTTAGTGACAGGCTGATTAGTAATATCAAGCATGGTAGCTTAAAATATATGGTTATAGTTGATGATACACAAAAACTGCAAGAGATAAATTTATTGGACACAGATGATAGGATGGATGATGATTCATTCAAAGAATTGGTTAATACAATTCAAGAATGTAATGATACACAAGACATTATTAATATTATTAAGAATAATGTGAAATCGTTAATTGATTTTATAGATATTTTAAAAGCCGATTGTCTTTTTGGTGAAGAAACGTTTTATAGTATATTTAATATATTGAATGATATGGAATTAGCTATTTTAGGTAAGGTAGTCTATGATGAAGAGTTAAGATATAGAGAAGGGATTGACCTGTTGTTGATTGATATAGGTGATAGGGAAAAAGAATGGGAAATATATTATGATGATTTTATAAAAGATTTAGATAAAGATAGAATTAAAAACATTAAATGGCTAATGAGTAATTATAATATAGTGATATAA